A single Chlorocebus sabaeus isolate Y175 chromosome 3, mChlSab1.0.hap1, whole genome shotgun sequence DNA region contains:
- the IL17D gene encoding interleukin-17D isoform X1, translating into MLGALNLLRPGEVPQVPARSLLPVPGLPDRAVRRGGRAFPQRPGLHAHRGAAPHPRLRRRPVRLHRGLRHHPRGLHLRPRAGEGRRQHQLQHRQTGRQAPAGPQRRARRPLRPVLPRRSPGPRPEALRLERSGGLGRRPLKSAHRATTREHPETRLTRASLVALSHKQAGWLEAYGRRPGTATLCAARTEGLERRTEEPPRAAAAGTGRASPLGACQRDRDAYAF; encoded by the coding sequence AATCTCCTACGACCCGGCGAGGTACCCCAGGTACCTGCCCGAAGCCTACTGCCTGTGCCGGGGCTGCCTGACCGGGCTGTTCGGCGAGGAGGACGTGCGTTTCCGCAGCGCCCCGGTCTACATGCCCACCGTGGTGCTGCGCCGCACCCCCGCCTGCGCCGGCGGCCGGTCCGTCTACACCGAGGCCTACGTCACCATCCCCGTGGGCTGCACCTGCGTCCCCGAGCCGGAGAAGGACGCAGACAGCATCAACTCCAGCATCGACAAACCGGGCGCCAAGCTCCTGCTGGGCCCCAACGACGCGCCCGCCGGCCCCTGAGGCCGGTCCTGCCCCGGAGGTCTCCCGGCCCGCGTCCCGAGGCGCTCAGGCTGGAGCGGTCTGGAGGGCTCGGTCGGCGACCTCTGAAGAGCGCGCACCGAGCAACCACGCGCGAGCATCCGGAGACTCGTCTGACACGGGCATCTCTGGTTGCTCTTAGCCACAAGCAAGCAGGGTGGCTGGAAGCGTATGGGAGACGACCCGGCACGGCCACCCTGTGTGCGGCCCGCACCGAGGGTCTGGAGAGGCGCACGGAGGAGCCCCCCAGGGCGGCTGCGGCGGGTACAGGGCGTGCCTCACCGCTGGGTGCTTGCCAAAGAGATAGGGACGCATATGCTTTTTAA